The following proteins are encoded in a genomic region of Synechococcus sp. ROS8604:
- a CDS encoding FdhF/YdeP family oxidoreductase, which translates to MDAAQAKNGDVDADNLRPPQPKRGGGWSVITGWGRALLSRRGKRLWRTLNHKSACLSCAWGTGGQNGGFRDELGEPLQRCIKSVEAIQSELQPAVPRHVFDRLSLGELQNFDSASCDRLGRLDRPLIHRAGQDFYEPIQWDEVYKRLADAFLASPPERVASYSSGRSSNEAAYLLQLLMRARGSNNLADCSDLCHAPSSVGLTRVFGSGTSNVSLESLRQADGVVLVGSNAPANHPRLMNELIRLRDRGGTVVVINPVVEGGLLKFGSPAFPIRSLLLGSEIASLFLQPIPGSDTAVFLGFQKAWLESGAIAWEFVKSHSDGWEALQEQLMSTSWESITQCCGLSREELEHTAARLASCRAVVFAWAMGITHHSNGTTNVQAIANSAVLSGNVGRPGTGTMPIRGHSNVQGFGSMGVSIRLREPMRLALEALLKRPLSRTPGYHARDLIEAADQGQVDALLCLGGNLYGANPDSNQARRALGQIDTVAYLATKPNQGHFHGLGARQTLLLPVFNRFETPHRTTVESGNNWVRLNEPGTTHLKRANLTSEVGFLAELADRIFGDAPIHWRRLQDPIYVRELIARTVPGYEEMAGIDVTKREFEVSGRVFQTPCFATSTGRAQLAPTLLPDLRLPDPDHFGGLADGERGLVLSLITARSHGQHNTVVYQSGDRYRGMPHRKTLLINSEDLQRQGLEAHERVTVQGDAGRLEQIELIPGSIRPGCGLMFFPEANALMLGVSDPACGTPAFKRVPVLVRAPAWPTGV; encoded by the coding sequence GTGGACGCTGCCCAAGCCAAGAATGGGGATGTTGATGCAGACAACCTCAGACCTCCGCAACCCAAGCGTGGTGGCGGATGGTCCGTGATCACAGGATGGGGACGGGCTTTATTGAGCAGAAGGGGCAAAAGGCTCTGGCGAACGTTGAATCACAAAAGTGCTTGTTTGTCTTGTGCTTGGGGGACTGGAGGTCAGAACGGTGGCTTTCGCGATGAGCTAGGGGAGCCGCTCCAGCGTTGTATCAAAAGTGTTGAGGCGATCCAGTCCGAACTGCAGCCAGCTGTTCCTCGCCATGTTTTTGATCGCCTCAGCCTGGGTGAACTGCAGAACTTTGACTCAGCGTCCTGTGACCGACTTGGGCGCCTGGATCGCCCCTTGATTCATCGGGCGGGTCAGGATTTTTATGAACCGATTCAGTGGGACGAGGTTTACAAACGTCTGGCCGATGCTTTCCTGGCCTCCCCTCCCGAGCGAGTTGCCTCTTACAGCTCTGGACGATCCTCCAATGAAGCGGCTTATTTGCTCCAGTTGTTGATGCGGGCGCGAGGGTCGAATAACCTCGCGGACTGTTCCGATCTCTGCCATGCACCATCGAGTGTGGGACTCACTCGCGTTTTCGGCAGCGGCACCTCCAATGTGAGCTTGGAGAGTTTGCGTCAAGCCGATGGCGTCGTTTTGGTCGGCTCTAACGCCCCGGCGAATCACCCTCGCTTGATGAATGAGTTGATTCGCCTCCGCGATCGAGGGGGCACGGTGGTGGTGATCAATCCTGTGGTTGAAGGGGGTCTTCTCAAATTTGGCTCCCCTGCCTTCCCGATCCGTTCCCTATTGCTCGGGAGTGAGATCGCTTCTCTCTTCTTGCAACCGATTCCAGGATCGGATACGGCCGTTTTTCTTGGTTTTCAAAAGGCCTGGTTGGAAAGTGGCGCTATCGCATGGGAGTTTGTGAAGTCGCATAGCGACGGTTGGGAGGCCTTGCAAGAACAACTGATGTCAACCAGCTGGGAGTCGATCACCCAGTGCTGTGGCCTCAGTCGAGAAGAGTTGGAACACACCGCTGCCCGTTTGGCGAGTTGTCGTGCTGTGGTGTTCGCCTGGGCCATGGGGATCACGCATCACTCCAATGGAACGACCAATGTGCAGGCCATTGCTAACTCGGCTGTTTTAAGCGGAAATGTGGGCCGTCCTGGCACGGGAACAATGCCGATCCGTGGTCATTCCAACGTGCAGGGGTTTGGCTCGATGGGGGTGTCCATTCGCTTGCGCGAACCGATGCGACTGGCCCTCGAAGCATTACTGAAACGCCCCTTGAGCCGCACTCCCGGCTATCACGCCCGTGATCTGATCGAGGCTGCCGATCAGGGGCAGGTGGATGCATTGCTCTGTCTTGGCGGCAATCTGTATGGCGCCAATCCTGATAGCAATCAGGCTCGTCGCGCCCTTGGTCAGATTGACACGGTTGCCTATCTCGCGACCAAACCTAATCAGGGTCATTTTCATGGGCTTGGTGCTCGCCAGACCTTGCTCCTTCCCGTCTTTAACCGATTTGAGACGCCTCACCGCACAACCGTGGAATCTGGTAATAACTGGGTCCGATTGAATGAGCCCGGAACCACTCACTTAAAGCGAGCGAATCTCACCAGCGAAGTGGGATTTTTGGCGGAGTTGGCAGATCGGATTTTTGGTGATGCTCCGATCCATTGGAGACGTCTTCAGGATCCAATTTATGTGCGTGAATTGATTGCTCGCACTGTTCCTGGTTATGAGGAGATGGCCGGCATTGATGTAACGAAGCGCGAATTTGAAGTCAGCGGCCGGGTGTTTCAGACGCCTTGCTTTGCGACGTCAACAGGTCGTGCCCAGCTCGCCCCAACGCTCCTACCCGATCTCAGGTTGCCCGATCCTGATCATTTTGGAGGGTTGGCGGATGGCGAGCGCGGCCTTGTCTTAAGTCTCATCACAGCCCGTAGCCATGGCCAGCACAACACTGTTGTTTATCAATCAGGTGATCGTTATCGGGGCATGCCCCATCGGAAGACGCTGTTGATCAATTCTGAGGATTTGCAGCGCCAAGGGCTCGAGGCTCATGAACGGGTCACGGTTCAGGGCGATGCGGGGCGCCTTGAACAGATCGAATTAATCCCAGGATCGATCCGGCCAGGTTGTGGACTGATGTTTTTCCCAGAAGCCAATGCGTTGATGCTTGGTGTGTCCGACCCGGCATGTGGCACGCCGGCCTTTAAGCGCGTGCCTGTTCTGGTGCGGGCTCCAGCATGGCCAACTGGAGTGTGA
- a CDS encoding ABC transporter substrate-binding protein, whose translation MANAVLIGCCVFAPAGGLAAPRVLRVGVVEGSQPCSYREGGVWRGLAVDLWTQVAQRENLHYRLIQMPSIQSMLDATRVNELDVAVECINLSPNRLRVYQFSLPFQEDGQAFLVANDPFSLSRAFLAALLSPSLMRMVALLMLLLFVMSALVWWVEDYSSLAKCGRKGPLHRFIKVFTIILTGEGDAEIVDTSRGRAVLMAGYVVRNISSAVLVGFLTVELVQEAQGLASRRLSSFDELSAMRVGYKSGTVSEELLKELGMQLADSSPSSKPGRVPIDSIRQSLVAVKEGRVNGVLADELQLRYLKAHAASSEIIPVLAMSGIRPELQGFALSPDLDPETVKRINLAISQLKRNGLVQQLRNEALAGPGAKSDLSMF comes from the coding sequence ATGGCTAACGCCGTGCTCATTGGCTGTTGTGTTTTTGCTCCTGCAGGTGGTTTGGCAGCACCACGTGTTTTAAGAGTTGGTGTGGTGGAAGGGAGCCAGCCTTGCAGCTATCGCGAAGGTGGTGTTTGGAGGGGGCTGGCTGTCGACCTTTGGACGCAAGTTGCACAACGGGAGAACCTTCATTACAGGCTGATTCAGATGCCTTCCATCCAATCGATGTTGGATGCGACGCGCGTAAATGAACTAGATGTAGCCGTTGAGTGCATTAATCTAAGCCCTAATCGTCTTCGTGTGTATCAATTTAGCTTGCCTTTCCAGGAGGATGGTCAGGCCTTCTTGGTTGCCAACGATCCTTTCAGTTTGAGTCGAGCCTTCCTGGCGGCGTTGCTTAGCCCTTCGTTGATGCGCATGGTTGCCCTTTTAATGTTGTTGTTGTTTGTGATGAGTGCACTGGTTTGGTGGGTTGAGGATTACTCAAGCTTGGCCAAGTGTGGTCGAAAAGGACCCTTGCATCGCTTTATCAAAGTCTTCACGATCATCCTCACGGGAGAAGGTGATGCGGAGATTGTAGATACATCTAGAGGCCGTGCTGTCTTAATGGCGGGTTACGTTGTACGCAATATTTCTAGTGCTGTTTTGGTGGGGTTTTTAACGGTTGAACTGGTCCAGGAAGCGCAAGGTTTGGCGAGTCGTCGTTTGAGCTCTTTTGATGAACTATCAGCGATGCGCGTTGGTTATAAATCCGGAACGGTTAGCGAAGAATTATTGAAAGAGCTTGGTATGCAATTGGCTGATTCTTCGCCTTCGTCCAAACCTGGCCGTGTGCCGATTGATTCGATTCGCCAGTCCTTGGTTGCGGTCAAGGAGGGTCGGGTGAATGGGGTGCTGGCAGACGAGTTGCAGCTCCGTTATCTCAAGGCTCATGCGGCTTCTTCCGAAATCATTCCTGTATTGGCGATGTCTGGGATTCGCCCAGAACTTCAAGGATTTGCTTTGTCACCCGATCTCGATCCTGAAACGGTGAAGCGCATTAACCTTGCGATCAGCCAGCTCAAGCGCAACGGCTTGGTGCAACAGCTTCGAAATGAAGCTCTTGCAGGACCTGGAGCTAAGAGCGATCTCTCAATGTTTTAA
- a CDS encoding efflux RND transporter periplasmic adaptor subunit, whose product MRGPLTFALIASAALAACSQTNNSNRQALAVQTAKITDSSFKQSVNTVSVLESTTNVALRPETDGRVIKKLVKEGDTVQAGQIIIVLDNTQQSAALNASKAEARTNFINAERYQYLYERGATSAKQRDYYATLAIQSRDQAITDKATLNYKFVRSPIDGIVGDLDTVKIGDYIKTGEAITGIVNNSTLWTLMQIPATQANRIKIGQDVNVASQGKPPIVGQGKITFISPYFGLPGTDEGANTVKVKATFPNLTNQLKTGQFVNSEIITSRTQGLGVPVQAVFMEAEKSFVYVVKPLNQILTKIKASTTIQEADKKKLEELPGDTTIVIQRPVQLGPLDNNTYPVESGLREGEYVAVSNTARLKSGMPVKATTVNSSGGIN is encoded by the coding sequence GTGCGCGGTCCACTCACTTTTGCTCTGATAGCGTCAGCTGCCCTTGCAGCATGCAGTCAGACTAACAATTCCAATAGACAAGCCCTAGCAGTTCAAACTGCCAAAATTACAGACAGTAGTTTTAAGCAAAGCGTAAATACGGTCAGTGTGCTCGAGTCCACAACCAATGTGGCACTTCGACCAGAAACCGATGGAAGAGTGATCAAGAAATTGGTAAAAGAAGGAGACACGGTACAAGCAGGTCAAATCATTATCGTATTAGACAACACGCAGCAGAGTGCTGCACTCAACGCTTCAAAAGCGGAAGCAAGAACAAATTTCATTAACGCTGAACGCTATCAATATCTTTACGAGCGGGGAGCAACATCAGCGAAACAGAGAGACTACTACGCCACATTGGCGATTCAATCTCGCGACCAGGCTATTACTGACAAGGCCACCCTTAATTACAAGTTTGTGCGGTCACCAATTGATGGAATTGTCGGTGATCTCGATACTGTCAAAATTGGGGACTACATTAAAACGGGGGAAGCAATCACAGGAATTGTCAACAATTCAACCCTTTGGACTTTGATGCAAATCCCTGCCACTCAAGCCAACCGAATCAAAATTGGACAAGATGTAAATGTCGCATCACAAGGAAAACCACCCATCGTTGGGCAAGGAAAAATTACTTTTATTTCACCCTACTTTGGACTTCCAGGAACTGATGAAGGTGCAAATACAGTCAAAGTAAAAGCGACTTTTCCAAATCTCACAAACCAACTTAAAACCGGACAGTTTGTCAACAGCGAGATCATTACGAGCAGAACGCAAGGCCTCGGCGTACCGGTTCAAGCCGTTTTCATGGAAGCCGAGAAATCCTTTGTATACGTAGTGAAGCCACTAAATCAGATTTTAACCAAAATCAAAGCATCAACGACAATTCAAGAAGCAGATAAAAAGAAGCTTGAAGAACTGCCCGGTGACACAACTATTGTCATACAAAGGCCAGTACAACTTGGTCCACTCGACAACAATACATACCCAGTCGAGTCAGGCCTACGAGAAGGAGAATATGTTGCAGTAAGTAATACTGCTCGTCTGAAAAGTGGCATGCCCGTAAAGGCAACAACCGTTAACTCATCTGGCGGGATCAACTAA
- a CDS encoding efflux RND transporter periplasmic adaptor subunit, producing the protein MLDNTQLSAQLDTSRSQARYDRVNAKRYPFLYEQGAASAKRRDAYETKVIQSRDQAVADKSNLNYKFIRSPIDGVVGDLDAVKIGDYVNTGDIITDIEDIPTIWTLMEIHAARGSQIKVGQPVQLASHPPHKSLVKAQSPLYRHATPFQKPATLPTP; encoded by the coding sequence GTGCTTGACAACACGCAACTCAGCGCTCAGCTCGATACATCTCGATCACAAGCTCGCTACGACAGAGTGAATGCTAAGCGTTATCCTTTTCTCTACGAACAAGGAGCCGCATCCGCAAAGCGCCGTGATGCCTACGAGACCAAGGTGATCCAATCTCGGGATCAAGCCGTCGCAGACAAGTCCAATCTTAATTACAAATTTATTCGCTCTCCTATTGATGGTGTGGTGGGTGACTTGGACGCCGTAAAAATCGGCGATTACGTCAATACAGGAGACATCATCACCGACATTGAGGACATCCCCACCATATGGACCTTGATGGAAATTCATGCCGCACGGGGATCCCAGATCAAGGTGGGGCAACCTGTACAACTCGCATCGCATCCACCCCACAAATCACTGGTGAAAGCACAATCACCGTTGTATCGCCATGCCACGCCATTCCAGAAGCCAGCAACCCTTCCAACACCCTGA
- a CDS encoding glycosyltransferase → MASIHLISVGSRGDLEPYLALLKELQERGHTVHLIGSPNFQEAAEDAGMRFTSLPGDFHELMASEDGLQLMEGKPVRLIQNNLLTQWLETARTAIDGCDLLITPPLALWGYHLAEAEGCRFAVVSPIPLISTTTFPFLNWPKNLSGNEKGLRNRIKGKLNQLSYEAIRLLKWRQESKTIQSFRQKLGLPKLPWNGASAREDAPPLLQSPTVLHLFSEHVVPRPSDWPSDAKVTGFCLSKNHETQSYDPPKELRDFLQQGPAPFYAGFGSMIPRDPERLAEIVITAACQTNQRLILSPGWGRVLPKGSLPESVFVLEHCPHQWLFPRLQAAIHHGGAGTTATTLISGIPSIVVAFFADQPAWGHTLEQLGVSPATFSARTVTTESLSESLQILSTSSSFKKRALQLQKLIQQEKGLSQTAEAIEHVLEPRNAEPHPSTIN, encoded by the coding sequence ATGGCATCCATCCATCTGATCAGCGTTGGCTCACGCGGTGATCTCGAGCCCTACCTAGCCCTTCTAAAGGAACTTCAAGAGCGCGGTCATACGGTGCACCTCATCGGCAGCCCCAACTTCCAAGAGGCCGCAGAAGACGCCGGGATGCGGTTCACCTCCCTTCCCGGAGACTTCCATGAGCTTATGGCTTCAGAAGACGGACTTCAATTGATGGAGGGCAAGCCCGTTCGCTTAATCCAGAACAATTTGCTCACTCAATGGTTGGAAACGGCTCGCACAGCAATCGATGGCTGCGACCTACTCATCACTCCTCCATTGGCTCTCTGGGGTTATCACCTTGCCGAGGCGGAGGGCTGTCGGTTCGCCGTGGTTAGCCCCATTCCTTTAATCAGCACAACAACGTTCCCCTTTCTGAACTGGCCAAAGAACCTTTCTGGCAATGAGAAAGGACTTCGCAATCGGATCAAGGGAAAACTCAACCAGCTCAGCTATGAAGCCATTCGTCTCCTCAAATGGCGACAGGAAAGCAAAACGATTCAGTCCTTTCGTCAGAAGCTGGGACTACCCAAACTGCCCTGGAACGGAGCATCCGCCAGAGAGGATGCTCCTCCCTTGCTGCAATCGCCAACGGTTCTGCATCTCTTCAGCGAGCACGTTGTCCCCCGCCCCTCTGACTGGCCTTCTGACGCCAAGGTCACGGGGTTCTGCCTCTCCAAAAACCACGAAACCCAGTCCTATGACCCCCCAAAAGAGCTGAGGGACTTTCTGCAACAAGGCCCAGCACCGTTTTATGCCGGTTTTGGAAGCATGATCCCAAGAGATCCAGAACGGCTTGCCGAGATCGTCATCACCGCGGCATGCCAAACCAATCAGAGACTGATCCTCTCGCCGGGATGGGGTCGTGTCTTGCCGAAAGGCTCCTTACCGGAGTCAGTGTTTGTGCTCGAACACTGTCCCCATCAGTGGCTCTTCCCTCGGTTGCAAGCAGCCATCCACCACGGTGGTGCTGGGACAACAGCCACCACATTGATCAGCGGGATCCCCAGCATTGTGGTGGCCTTCTTCGCCGATCAACCCGCATGGGGCCACACCCTTGAGCAGTTGGGCGTCAGTCCAGCCACATTCTCAGCAAGAACGGTGACAACAGAGTCTCTCAGTGAAAGCTTGCAGATCCTCTCCACTAGCTCAAGCTTCAAAAAGCGTGCTCTCCAACTGCAGAAGCTCATCCAACAAGAGAAGGGCCTCTCTCAAACAGCCGAGGCAATCGAGCACGTGCTCGAACCGAGGAACGCCGAACCTCATCCATCAACGATCAATTAA
- a CDS encoding efflux RND transporter permease subunit, translating to MAFSDNFIRKPVLTTVCSILIVLLGIIAIPSLPIANLPNIAPPLISVTATYNGANSLATEQAVTNPLEQQINGVPDAAYISSTSNMEGQSLISVYFNESTNIDIAQVNVQNRVSLAMHQLPSQVANLGVSVKQSTPSILLAYQVSSTQGQFDSAYLNGLIYDKLYYQLGRVPGVANVTIIGGSNPAYRLFADPNKLKANNLIANDIVSALQAQNSTAVGGLVGGPPASGDQAYTYPLLVEGNGNLLSIDDFENLIVGRTSSGNLLRFRDVGEVTYGFNDYTTSAINSKKHDAISIAIYQTSDSNALDVAKDVINKIDEFATKVPPGVSVNQIYNVGQFIESSVDGVVDALGLAIVLVLLILFLFLQNWRATIVPSLAIPISLIGTFAFIKVFGFSINQLTLLGLVLATGLVVDDAIVVIEAVSKNIESGMRPRQAALSCMGELFGALVSTALVLMAVFVPVAFYPGSIGIIYKQFALTIAFSIAISAFNALTFSPMLSGLLLRGDEAPEPRGWIWPTAGVIVGLAFGRFSAASFGAWTYPLGMVLFGLAGANLAIIFRLFNTNFARLERGYSYLIRTLIAARRWVMVALGSGIIVTGLAFMALPAAFIPDEDQGYLMGFYQLQNGASLSQTEIVGSEIASILEQEKDILNSSVINGFGFNGSSPDQGAILLGLKPLSERSGEKHSSFAIADRLNAKFIQLNSGFVRVGQPPAVPGFSAQGGFSLQFNDLSGNYTFNQLNTQAQRLVKAGKESGLFSSLYSQFIPSAPAFGVNIDRSVMGALNVDYQDAMKTISTLAGGSYTGLTYENGQVRNVYVQSTAEERSAIDNILNYYVKSRDGDLIQVSQFASANLDSAPPIISHYNLYRSILIQGVQAVGTSSGQALSTIQTLFQKLNFNNIGYAFTGLAALQLSAGNASILVFGLGILIVYLVLSAQYESYITPVIILMTVPLAMLGALAFLAIRSIDLNIYAQVGLVTLIGLAAKNGILIVEVAEQQLESGKTPTEAVITSAESRLRPILMTAIAALAGFLPLVVANGAGAQSQQSLGTVIFGGLIVATILSLGVVPPFYVVVKGLSSRWFGHKHAGSGESTVANAP from the coding sequence ATGGCATTTTCGGATAATTTCATCAGGAAGCCTGTTCTCACCACAGTCTGTAGCATTTTAATTGTATTGCTGGGGATCATTGCAATCCCCAGCCTGCCAATAGCGAATCTCCCTAACATTGCACCACCTTTAATATCAGTTACAGCCACTTACAATGGCGCCAACTCTTTAGCTACGGAGCAAGCAGTAACAAACCCGCTTGAACAGCAAATCAATGGTGTACCTGACGCAGCTTATATCTCCTCCACAAGCAATATGGAGGGCCAAAGCCTCATTTCAGTCTATTTCAACGAGTCAACTAATATTGATATAGCACAGGTAAACGTGCAAAACAGAGTTTCTCTGGCGATGCACCAGCTACCCTCTCAAGTCGCAAATTTAGGTGTTTCAGTCAAGCAGAGCACCCCTTCAATCCTACTTGCTTACCAAGTGTCTTCAACACAGGGGCAATTTGATTCCGCCTACCTTAATGGCCTGATTTATGACAAACTTTATTACCAACTTGGACGCGTGCCAGGAGTGGCCAACGTCACTATCATCGGCGGCAGCAATCCTGCTTATCGTTTATTTGCTGATCCCAATAAACTCAAAGCCAACAACCTTATCGCCAACGACATAGTTAGCGCTCTACAGGCCCAAAACAGTACGGCGGTAGGAGGCTTGGTGGGAGGACCACCTGCATCGGGTGACCAGGCCTATACCTATCCACTACTCGTTGAGGGCAACGGTAATTTACTATCGATTGATGACTTTGAGAATCTGATCGTAGGCCGCACAAGCAGCGGAAATTTATTGAGATTTCGAGATGTAGGAGAAGTCACATACGGCTTCAATGACTACACAACTTCGGCAATTAATTCCAAGAAGCATGATGCCATATCTATCGCCATTTACCAAACCTCCGACAGCAATGCTCTTGATGTAGCCAAAGACGTGATCAACAAGATTGATGAATTTGCGACAAAAGTTCCACCAGGAGTTTCAGTTAATCAAATCTACAACGTTGGGCAGTTTATCGAGTCTTCAGTGGACGGTGTTGTCGATGCACTGGGTTTAGCAATTGTATTGGTGCTGCTAATCCTTTTTCTCTTTCTCCAGAATTGGCGCGCCACCATTGTTCCAAGCCTTGCGATTCCGATTTCCTTGATCGGAACCTTCGCCTTCATCAAGGTATTTGGATTCTCAATTAACCAACTGACTCTCCTTGGATTGGTCTTAGCCACAGGCCTTGTGGTCGACGACGCAATCGTCGTTATCGAAGCTGTTTCGAAAAACATTGAATCGGGAATGAGACCTCGCCAAGCAGCTCTGAGCTGCATGGGAGAGCTCTTTGGCGCGTTGGTTTCAACGGCTTTGGTTCTGATGGCTGTTTTTGTTCCAGTCGCATTTTATCCGGGCAGCATCGGCATCATCTACAAACAATTCGCCCTAACGATCGCCTTCTCCATCGCGATTTCCGCCTTCAACGCACTGACGTTTTCACCCATGCTCTCTGGATTGCTGTTACGCGGCGACGAAGCACCTGAACCACGGGGCTGGATCTGGCCAACTGCAGGCGTCATTGTCGGTCTCGCCTTCGGCCGCTTCAGTGCAGCCTCATTTGGGGCATGGACCTATCCACTGGGCATGGTGTTGTTCGGTCTCGCTGGTGCCAACCTCGCCATCATTTTTCGACTCTTTAATACAAATTTTGCGCGTTTAGAGCGTGGATACTCATATTTGATCAGGACACTGATCGCAGCAAGACGATGGGTGATGGTGGCCTTAGGCAGCGGTATTATCGTCACCGGATTAGCGTTCATGGCTTTACCAGCAGCCTTCATCCCCGATGAAGATCAGGGTTACCTGATGGGTTTTTATCAGCTGCAAAACGGCGCCTCTTTGAGCCAAACCGAAATCGTTGGTAGCGAAATCGCTTCGATTCTCGAACAAGAAAAAGATATCCTCAACAGCAGTGTAATTAACGGCTTTGGATTTAACGGCTCAAGCCCTGACCAAGGAGCGATCCTACTCGGACTAAAGCCATTAAGTGAGCGCTCAGGAGAAAAACATAGTTCTTTCGCGATCGCAGATCGATTAAATGCAAAGTTCATTCAATTGAACAGTGGCTTTGTCCGCGTTGGACAGCCACCTGCTGTACCAGGATTTTCTGCGCAAGGTGGTTTTTCTCTTCAATTTAACGATCTGAGCGGTAACTACACTTTCAATCAGCTGAACACTCAAGCCCAGCGACTGGTGAAAGCTGGCAAGGAGAGTGGTCTATTTTCATCCTTGTATTCCCAGTTTATTCCTAGTGCTCCAGCCTTCGGCGTCAACATAGATAGGTCAGTGATGGGTGCACTCAATGTGGACTATCAAGATGCAATGAAAACCATCTCAACTCTCGCCGGTGGCAGCTACACGGGTCTAACCTATGAAAATGGTCAAGTACGCAATGTTTATGTTCAGTCAACGGCCGAAGAACGCTCGGCCATTGACAACATCCTCAATTACTACGTGAAAAGCAGAGATGGAGACTTAATACAAGTGTCTCAGTTTGCATCAGCTAATTTAGATAGTGCTCCTCCAATTATTAGCCATTACAACCTCTACAGGTCGATATTAATTCAAGGCGTACAAGCCGTCGGCACAAGTTCTGGGCAAGCCTTAAGCACCATTCAAACCCTCTTCCAAAAACTTAATTTCAACAACATTGGCTACGCCTTTACAGGACTCGCAGCACTTCAACTCTCAGCAGGAAACGCCAGTATTTTAGTCTTCGGACTTGGGATATTAATTGTTTATCTAGTGCTTTCAGCTCAATACGAGAGTTACATCACACCGGTGATCATCCTGATGACAGTACCTCTGGCAATGCTGGGGGCCCTGGCCTTTCTGGCGATCCGCTCGATCGACTTAAATATCTATGCCCAGGTCGGTTTGGTGACCCTGATTGGCCTTGCCGCCAAGAATGGAATTTTGATCGTGGAAGTTGCAGAACAGCAGCTCGAATCAGGCAAAACCCCTACAGAAGCTGTCATCACATCAGCAGAGTCACGTCTGCGACCAATCCTGATGACAGCCATTGCTGCCTTGGCAGGATTTCTCCCCCTAGTGGTTGCCAATGGGGCAGGAGCTCAAAGCCAACAATCTCTTGGCACCGTAATTTTTGGTGGCTTAATCGTAGCCACCATTCTTTCTCTGGGAGTAGTGCCGCCTTTCTATGTTGTAGTGAAGGGCCTCAGTTCCCGATGGTTTGGTCACAAACATGCCGGCTCCGGTGAATCCACAGTTGCCAATGCACCCTGA